The Thermostichus vulcanus str. 'Rupite' genome includes a window with the following:
- a CDS encoding chemotaxis protein CheW, giving the protein MVVGFSPQADSSIRTGELYLQLQVQSGFQGVLPLSFAQEALIVTPRQFTLLPNQPAWVLGLFNYRNQVIWGLDLSQFLGWDPLDFGLPEYHLVVVRLQALRLGLAVQLVKGVTRLAADRIQSVSGSPGDGWGEIPISNPCFSGQVMDGGNPLWVLNPKGIAQQLDQARAGS; this is encoded by the coding sequence ATGGTGGTAGGTTTTTCGCCACAGGCAGATTCCTCCATCCGTACAGGAGAACTGTACTTGCAGCTACAGGTGCAATCAGGTTTTCAAGGGGTTTTGCCCTTGTCCTTTGCTCAGGAAGCGTTGATCGTCACTCCCCGGCAATTTACCCTACTGCCCAATCAACCCGCTTGGGTGTTGGGTCTGTTTAACTATCGCAACCAAGTGATTTGGGGGCTGGATCTGTCCCAGTTTCTTGGCTGGGATCCCTTGGACTTTGGCCTGCCCGAGTATCACCTCGTGGTTGTGCGCTTGCAAGCTTTGCGGTTGGGTTTGGCAGTACAGCTGGTGAAGGGAGTGACCCGGCTCGCAGCAGATCGGATTCAATCGGTGTCGGGATCCCCTGGGGATGGTTGGGGTGAAATCCCGATCAGCAATCCCTGTTTCAGTGGCCAGGTGATGGATGGAGGGAATCCCTTATGGGTACTCAACCCGAAGGGGATCGCCCAACAGCTGGATCAAGCCCGTGCCGGTAGCTGA
- a CDS encoding Hsp20/alpha crystallin family protein, with translation MNIVRWDPFREIDEIQREMNRMFDRLVPRTTTNGDGGFAFLPAVEMHDDPETITLKLELPGLDAKDLDIQATAEAVSISGERRFEKRSEDKGVTRSEFRYGRFQRVIPLPNRIQHDQVKAEYKDGILTLTLPKAESEKAQLVKVNVVS, from the coding sequence ATGAATATCGTTCGCTGGGATCCATTTCGTGAGATTGATGAAATTCAACGGGAAATGAACCGGATGTTTGACCGTCTGGTGCCTCGCACTACCACCAACGGAGATGGTGGATTTGCCTTTTTGCCTGCGGTGGAAATGCACGATGATCCGGAAACCATTACCCTGAAGCTGGAGCTGCCCGGTCTAGATGCCAAAGATCTGGACATCCAAGCCACAGCCGAGGCGGTTTCCATCAGTGGAGAACGGCGATTTGAAAAACGTTCGGAAGACAAAGGCGTAACCCGCAGTGAGTTCCGCTATGGACGTTTCCAACGGGTGATCCCGCTGCCGAACCGGATCCAACATGATCAGGTGAAAGCGGAATACAAAGATGGGATCCTAACTCTAACTCTGCCGAAAGCAGAATCTGAAAAAGCGCAACTGGTGAAAGTGAATGTTGTTTCCTAA
- a CDS encoding VOC family protein, with protein sequence MVLTGLFHVAIKTNDLEATIRFYTQILGMRQVPRPNFGFPGAWLACPTPENPTIFHIYAGGPALGKSGVAPLETGAIDHISLQAVGFHEFKRRITQLGLSCREFIVPGTHLWQLFVYDPNGVLLELTFDGQAEADPLPDLSPGRAYVAGESFFDPKEYQGLSQSRHESLV encoded by the coding sequence ATGGTGCTCACGGGCTTATTTCACGTCGCCATCAAAACCAACGATTTGGAAGCCACGATCCGCTTCTACACCCAGATCCTGGGTATGCGGCAAGTTCCCCGCCCCAACTTTGGCTTTCCGGGAGCCTGGTTGGCTTGCCCAACCCCCGAAAATCCCACCATCTTTCACATCTACGCCGGTGGCCCCGCCTTAGGGAAATCAGGAGTGGCCCCCTTAGAAACTGGAGCCATTGATCACATCTCCCTGCAGGCGGTAGGGTTTCACGAATTCAAGCGGCGGATTACCCAGTTGGGCCTATCCTGTCGTGAGTTTATTGTGCCAGGAACCCACCTATGGCAACTGTTTGTCTACGATCCCAACGGGGTGTTGTTGGAGCTAACGTTCGACGGCCAAGCAGAAGCGGATCCCTTGCCGGATCTCTCCCCCGGTCGAGCCTATGTAGCTGGGGAGTCCTTCTTTGATCCGAAGGAATATCAGGGGTTGAGCCAATCCCGGCATGAGAGCCTCGTTTAG
- a CDS encoding acetyl-CoA carboxylase carboxyltransferase subunit alpha: MTKSTDRMLLDFEQPVAALEQRIEEIRALAEDNEIEASEQIRQLEAKAEELRREIFRQLTPVERLQVARHPRRPSTLDYVQTICDDWFELHGDRHGQDDPAIVGGLAKLEDQPVVIVGHQKGRDTKDNIHRNFGMPNPAGYRKALRLMEHAHRFGLPLLTFIDTPGAYPGVKAEEEGQGEAIAANLQALFRFEIPIICTIIGEGGSGGALAIGVGDRILMFEHAVYSVISPEGCAAILWKDAKKAPQAAAALRITAQDLLQLEVIDEILPEPVGGAHRAPVEAAQTLKQTLLRHLQALSSLSGRQLREERYQKFRRMGSFLEVTC; encoded by the coding sequence ATGACCAAATCTACCGACCGTATGTTGCTGGATTTTGAACAGCCTGTTGCTGCCCTAGAGCAACGCATTGAGGAGATTCGCGCTTTGGCCGAAGACAACGAGATCGAGGCTTCCGAGCAAATTCGCCAGCTGGAGGCTAAAGCCGAAGAACTGCGCCGTGAGATCTTCCGTCAGCTGACCCCGGTGGAGCGCCTACAGGTGGCCCGTCACCCCCGCCGCCCCAGTACCCTCGACTACGTACAAACCATCTGTGATGATTGGTTCGAGCTACATGGGGATCGCCATGGCCAGGATGATCCGGCTATTGTTGGTGGCTTGGCCAAGTTGGAAGATCAGCCGGTTGTGATCGTGGGCCACCAAAAAGGCCGCGACACCAAAGACAATATTCACCGCAACTTCGGCATGCCCAATCCGGCTGGCTACCGCAAGGCGCTGCGGCTGATGGAGCATGCCCACCGTTTTGGTCTACCCTTGCTCACGTTTATTGATACTCCAGGGGCCTACCCTGGTGTGAAGGCAGAAGAAGAAGGCCAAGGGGAGGCAATTGCCGCCAATCTGCAAGCCCTCTTCCGCTTTGAGATCCCGATCATCTGTACCATCATCGGCGAAGGGGGATCCGGTGGAGCACTGGCCATTGGTGTTGGCGACCGGATATTGATGTTTGAACACGCCGTTTATTCGGTGATCTCCCCAGAAGGGTGTGCAGCCATTCTCTGGAAAGATGCTAAGAAAGCTCCGCAAGCAGCGGCAGCCCTGCGCATCACGGCCCAAGACCTACTGCAGCTGGAAGTCATTGACGAGATCCTACCTGAACCCGTTGGAGGTGCCCATCGTGCTCCGGTGGAAGCAGCCCAAACCCTCAAGCAAACCCTGCTGAGGCATCTACAGGCACTTTCTAGCTTAAGTGGCCGACAACTGCGGGAGGAACGCTACCAGAAGTTTCGCCGCATGGGATCCTTTTTGGAGGTGACCTGTTAG
- a CDS encoding chemotaxis protein CheW yields the protein MALLSPLRSRRLAQQEALRHQQKLITFQLGSYNFGLPILRAQRVLAWQDIQGELRPNAGNGIPSIRLRLSHQSSEADPFIPLLNPGRLLLGKHLPFQPQTLILLQRPDQQQVGLPIPTPPLLRRLPLSQLQPVPSRNAAQARQRGIVQWVPASGTFSHLFIIDPDLWFTLNPSSTV from the coding sequence ATGGCTCTATTGTCTCCGCTGCGCTCGCGGCGCTTGGCCCAGCAGGAAGCACTAAGGCATCAGCAGAAGTTGATCACCTTTCAACTGGGATCCTATAATTTCGGGCTGCCGATCCTACGGGCGCAGCGGGTTTTGGCCTGGCAGGACATTCAAGGAGAACTCCGACCCAATGCAGGCAATGGGATCCCGTCAATTCGCCTTAGGCTTTCCCACCAATCCAGTGAAGCAGACCCATTCATTCCTCTACTCAATCCGGGTCGGTTGTTGTTGGGCAAACACCTACCTTTCCAACCCCAAACCCTGATCCTGTTGCAGCGGCCTGATCAACAGCAAGTGGGTCTGCCCATCCCCACCCCACCCCTGTTGCGCCGCTTGCCCCTTTCTCAACTCCAGCCCGTCCCCAGCCGCAATGCCGCTCAAGCCCGCCAGCGAGGGATCGTCCAGTGGGTTCCCGCTTCGGGGACGTTCTCTCACTTGTTCATCATCGACCCCGACCTCTGGTTCACCCTCAACCCCTCATCCACTGTATAA
- a CDS encoding PepSY domain-containing protein — protein MALNKMTIRKIHRFLAPILFLPLVVTVLTGSLYQIALLNQNFDYYWLIQIHKGQWGPLNLQAIYPFLNGIGLLVMVATGLSMWLQTRPNRQLKRRSLN, from the coding sequence ATGGCCCTGAACAAAATGACCATCCGCAAGATCCACCGCTTTCTCGCCCCCATCCTGTTTTTGCCGTTGGTGGTGACCGTACTGACGGGATCCCTGTATCAAATTGCCCTCCTCAATCAAAATTTTGACTACTACTGGCTCATCCAAATCCACAAAGGTCAGTGGGGGCCCCTCAACCTGCAGGCCATTTATCCCTTTCTGAATGGGATAGGTTTGTTGGTTATGGTGGCAACAGGTCTCAGCATGTGGCTACAAACACGACCCAATCGTCAGCTCAAACGCAGAAGTCTTAACTAA
- a CDS encoding hybrid sensor histidine kinase/response regulator: MPQEVRSPQARDREWEVRLQFLGEAQTYFDTIEAGVLGLATQGLDRSRADRILRAAHSLKGGAAMMGFPVLSELAHRLEDYFKILQVDPCKADANVERGILAGLDWMRQIAQHHRQQQPLPEAWVTEQVQPIFDQLKQQLGELQPEDVASLLSAEAGGDMRVLMFETEVDACLQRLEGVLAHPEQPCLREEFLIASQELGALGEMLDLPAFTTLCRSLAQTLEATPIEAKEQVLPLAQAALQAWRRSQALVLIGQLELLPTTWDPGQPSEVRTPSRSREQPPPSSHQPAIDPTTILSTAAPTVPARKVDPVLPAPSDGMMRVPVRQLEQLGELFGEFTTERNGLNGHLQRLRELVSLLKRRVRTLEATNSRLRSSYDRVAIGSTHSLLVTEGPAIGPRDPLPVLPTGLLTREFDLLEMDRYGEMHLLAQEVMETVVQIDEITGDIDTALQETEGSARQLTRTSRQMQTHLTQVRMQPLSDLTDRFPRSLREMSLTYGKPVELRVWGGSTLIERSILERLADPLLHLIRNAFDHGIEDPETRLAQGKPAKGLIEITAAHRGNRTLLTVRDDGAGIRLDKIRARALQMGFQESDLDTATPQELLELIFEPGFSTAAQVSDLSGRGVGMDVVRTNLEQVGGRVQVESWPGQGTLFTLTLPLSLSVTRVLLTECHGLMLAFPANAVEELLIPPELAAPELPTSFVWEDHQVPLIPLRQWFRFYRPQHRLETNDSPTIDQPTVLLVVEGNQPFGLLVDRFWREQEVTLRPVEEGLPLPPGFSGCTLLADGRIVPLVDIPALLAWIQTQGFPPKPAALAMSPLHSPSPQPTLLVVEDSVNVRRFLAMTLEKAGFRVEQARDGQEALERLQSGIPIQAVISDIEMPRLDGFGLLAQIRAHPLHHQLPVLMLTSRSGNKHRHLAHTLGASGYFSKPFQEQELIHSLRQVLQASTSTVLSGR, from the coding sequence ATGCCGCAGGAAGTCAGATCGCCACAGGCCCGTGACCGGGAATGGGAGGTAAGGCTCCAGTTCCTCGGGGAGGCCCAAACCTATTTCGACACCATCGAAGCAGGGGTGCTGGGGTTAGCCACCCAAGGGTTGGATCGCAGCCGGGCTGATCGCATCCTGCGGGCGGCCCATTCCCTCAAGGGGGGCGCGGCGATGATGGGTTTCCCAGTACTGAGCGAACTTGCCCACCGGCTGGAGGACTACTTCAAGATCCTGCAGGTGGATCCCTGCAAGGCTGATGCCAACGTAGAACGCGGCATCCTGGCGGGGTTGGACTGGATGCGTCAAATTGCCCAGCACCACCGTCAGCAGCAACCCTTACCCGAGGCTTGGGTAACGGAGCAGGTGCAGCCGATTTTTGACCAACTGAAGCAACAACTGGGGGAACTGCAACCGGAAGATGTCGCCAGCTTACTTTCAGCAGAGGCGGGGGGCGACATGCGGGTGCTGATGTTTGAGACCGAGGTCGATGCCTGTCTCCAGCGGCTGGAGGGGGTTTTGGCCCACCCTGAGCAACCCTGCCTGCGGGAGGAGTTTCTCATCGCCAGCCAGGAACTGGGAGCACTGGGGGAAATGTTGGACTTGCCCGCCTTCACCACCCTGTGCAGATCCCTGGCCCAAACCTTGGAAGCAACGCCTATAGAAGCCAAGGAGCAGGTATTGCCTCTGGCTCAAGCTGCTTTACAGGCGTGGCGGCGGTCTCAGGCTTTGGTGCTGATCGGCCAGTTGGAGCTCTTACCCACCACTTGGGATCCCGGCCAACCCTCGGAAGTCAGGACTCCGTCCCGCTCACGTGAGCAGCCCCCACCCTCCTCCCATCAGCCTGCCATCGACCCAACAACGATTCTTTCCACGGCAGCGCCCACAGTTCCCGCCCGCAAGGTAGATCCTGTTTTGCCTGCCCCCAGCGATGGCATGATGCGGGTACCGGTCCGCCAGTTGGAACAGCTGGGGGAACTGTTCGGAGAATTCACCACCGAGCGCAATGGTTTGAATGGCCACCTGCAACGGTTGCGGGAGCTGGTCAGCTTGCTGAAGCGGCGGGTGCGCACCCTCGAAGCAACCAACAGCCGCCTGCGCAGCAGTTACGACCGGGTTGCGATTGGCTCTACCCATTCTCTGCTGGTCACGGAAGGCCCTGCGATTGGCCCAAGGGATCCCTTGCCAGTCCTGCCGACGGGCCTCTTGACCAGAGAATTTGACCTGCTGGAGATGGATCGCTACGGCGAGATGCACCTGCTGGCCCAGGAGGTGATGGAAACCGTCGTTCAGATCGACGAGATAACCGGCGATATTGACACCGCCCTGCAGGAGACCGAAGGCAGCGCCCGACAACTCACCCGCACCTCCAGGCAAATGCAAACCCACCTCACCCAGGTGCGGATGCAGCCGCTGTCTGACCTGACGGATCGCTTTCCCCGCTCCCTGCGGGAGATGAGTTTAACGTATGGCAAGCCAGTGGAATTACGGGTCTGGGGGGGATCCACTCTAATCGAACGATCCATCCTGGAGCGGTTGGCGGATCCGTTGCTACATCTGATTCGCAATGCCTTTGACCACGGCATTGAAGATCCCGAGACTCGCCTTGCCCAGGGCAAACCCGCCAAGGGGCTGATCGAAATTACTGCTGCCCACCGAGGCAATCGCACCTTGCTCACCGTTCGGGATGATGGGGCCGGGATCCGCTTGGATAAAATCCGGGCACGGGCCTTGCAAATGGGGTTTCAGGAATCGGATCTGGATACCGCCACGCCCCAAGAGCTGCTGGAGCTGATTTTTGAACCTGGCTTTAGCACAGCGGCTCAGGTGAGCGATCTCTCCGGACGGGGGGTGGGGATGGATGTGGTGCGCACCAACCTTGAACAGGTGGGTGGACGGGTACAGGTGGAGTCTTGGCCGGGGCAAGGCACCCTCTTTACCCTGACGTTGCCCCTTTCTCTAAGTGTGACTCGAGTTTTGTTGACAGAATGCCATGGCTTGATGCTGGCTTTTCCAGCCAACGCGGTGGAGGAGTTGCTTATTCCCCCTGAACTGGCCGCCCCTGAACTTCCCACTTCTTTTGTCTGGGAGGATCACCAGGTCCCTCTCATCCCCTTGAGGCAATGGTTTCGCTTCTATCGACCCCAACACCGCCTGGAAACCAACGATTCTCCCACGATTGATCAACCCACTGTGCTGCTGGTGGTGGAAGGCAACCAACCCTTTGGTCTGCTGGTGGATCGCTTTTGGCGGGAACAAGAAGTCACCCTGCGCCCTGTAGAAGAGGGGTTGCCCCTACCGCCTGGATTTTCCGGCTGCACCCTGCTGGCGGATGGGCGGATTGTGCCTCTGGTGGATATTCCCGCCCTGCTCGCTTGGATCCAAACCCAGGGATTCCCACCGAAACCTGCTGCTCTGGCGATGAGCCCACTTCACTCCCCAAGTCCTCAGCCAACCCTTTTGGTGGTGGAAGACTCGGTGAATGTGCGGCGTTTCCTGGCTATGACCCTAGAGAAGGCTGGGTTTCGCGTCGAACAAGCCCGCGATGGCCAAGAGGCACTCGAACGCCTACAGAGCGGGATCCCGATCCAAGCCGTGATCAGTGATATTGAAATGCCCCGTCTGGATGGGTTTGGCCTGCTAGCTCAGATCCGGGCTCACCCCCTGCACCATCAACTGCCGGTGTTGATGCTGACTTCCCGCAGTGGAAACAAACACCGACACCTGGCGCACACCTTAGGGGCAAGCGGTTATTTCTCTAAGCCCTTTCAGGAACAGGAGCTGATCCATTCCCTGCGGCAAGTGCTCCAAGCTTCGACTTCGACTGTGCTGAGTGGGAGGTAA
- a CDS encoding methyl-accepting chemotaxis protein: MVSSSRSSLSSKLQPQRKVAGSRLAPAISLSLGLSSLLFAISAGTVARTYFGFNPTISRQFTLQNLSDQVIYLDEVLTMSARMGAATGDLAWEERYKSHVPQLDEVLAEIEQLDPVSYEAYAAQTTEANIKLVDWEVEAFDLIRAGEQEQAFEVLHSPEYEEQKRIYAEGINQTIEEIRSNIQASLLLYEQELLRSLILSGISFPILLVSWGTILILVRNFVRERNETYERQVSDTRLAQRFADIARIRQDQELIDPLTDLLSEIQQRYGAERVAVYRLTQPEEAQVIAEARGNRQTSTLGTQLSGIPAPIQQALNNGQVYAFSQVPTAELSADYIQVLATAQLKAEMVAPVMRGDEPYGFLVVGRAQSHNWSEEEQDNLAELANRLGQALSNLGALEQKAVAAQERERAEALQKELLQLINDVMEASQGDLTVRAQLTAGQIGIVADFFNAIIESLRDIVTQVQQAAGQVNNSIGSNEVAIRELADAALKQATQIGETLRSVEQMTLSIQEVAEKAQQAAAVSESAAATATASSLTMDRTVQNILQLRETVAETAKKVKRLGESSQQISKVVSLINQIALKTNLLAVNASIEAARAGEEGRGFAVVAEEVGALAAQSAEATREIERIVEGIQRETGEVVQAMETGTSQVVEGTRLVEDAKQSLGQIVEVSRQVNQLFQAIAQSTDSQADASQMVRQLMEQIASIATHTSEASQQVANSLQDTVAVARKLQTSVSTFKVGEAV, encoded by the coding sequence ATGGTTTCCTCTTCTCGCTCTTCTCTGTCTTCTAAGCTGCAGCCGCAACGAAAGGTGGCGGGATCCCGTCTAGCCCCGGCCATTAGCCTTTCCCTGGGGCTAAGTTCGCTGTTGTTCGCCATTTCTGCCGGCACGGTGGCGCGGACATACTTTGGGTTTAACCCCACCATTTCTCGGCAATTTACCCTGCAAAACCTGAGCGATCAGGTGATTTATTTGGACGAAGTCTTGACCATGTCTGCCCGCATGGGAGCCGCCACCGGGGACTTGGCTTGGGAAGAGCGCTACAAGAGCCACGTGCCACAATTGGATGAGGTGCTGGCAGAAATTGAGCAGTTGGATCCCGTCTCCTACGAAGCCTATGCTGCTCAAACCACAGAAGCGAATATTAAATTGGTGGACTGGGAGGTGGAAGCTTTTGACTTGATTCGGGCCGGCGAGCAGGAACAAGCCTTCGAAGTGCTCCACAGCCCTGAGTACGAGGAACAAAAGCGCATCTATGCCGAGGGGATCAACCAAACCATCGAAGAAATTCGCAGCAACATTCAGGCCAGTCTTTTGCTCTATGAGCAGGAGCTGTTGCGCTCTCTGATTCTTTCCGGCATCAGCTTCCCGATTTTGTTGGTAAGTTGGGGCACCATTTTGATCTTGGTGCGCAATTTTGTGCGGGAACGGAATGAAACCTACGAGCGGCAAGTCTCGGACACTCGATTGGCCCAACGGTTTGCCGATATCGCCCGGATCCGCCAAGACCAGGAGCTGATCGATCCCCTGACTGACCTGTTGAGCGAAATCCAGCAACGCTATGGGGCAGAACGGGTCGCCGTCTACCGCCTCACCCAGCCGGAAGAAGCTCAGGTGATCGCCGAGGCCCGGGGCAACCGACAAACTAGCACGTTAGGGACTCAACTGAGCGGGATCCCGGCCCCCATTCAACAGGCCCTCAACAACGGGCAAGTTTACGCCTTTAGCCAAGTGCCCACAGCAGAGCTGAGTGCCGACTACATTCAAGTGCTGGCCACGGCCCAACTCAAAGCGGAGATGGTAGCTCCAGTGATGCGCGGCGATGAGCCCTACGGCTTTTTGGTGGTGGGGCGTGCCCAAAGCCATAACTGGTCTGAAGAAGAACAGGACAATCTAGCGGAGTTGGCCAACCGCCTGGGACAGGCCCTGAGTAACCTAGGGGCACTGGAACAAAAAGCAGTGGCAGCACAAGAAAGGGAACGGGCCGAAGCCCTCCAAAAAGAGCTGCTTCAGCTGATCAACGACGTGATGGAGGCCTCCCAAGGTGATCTGACGGTGCGAGCCCAACTGACCGCCGGACAAATTGGCATCGTCGCCGACTTTTTCAACGCCATCATCGAAAGCCTGCGGGATATCGTCACCCAGGTGCAGCAGGCTGCTGGTCAGGTGAACAACTCCATCGGTAGCAACGAGGTGGCCATCCGCGAACTGGCGGATGCAGCCCTGAAGCAAGCCACCCAAATTGGCGAGACCCTGCGTTCTGTCGAACAGATGACCCTCTCGATTCAGGAGGTTGCCGAGAAGGCCCAGCAGGCCGCCGCTGTATCCGAGTCTGCCGCCGCCACCGCCACCGCCAGCAGCCTCACCATGGATCGCACGGTACAAAACATTCTGCAACTGCGGGAAACCGTTGCCGAAACCGCCAAAAAGGTGAAGCGTTTGGGGGAATCTTCCCAACAAATTTCCAAGGTGGTGTCGTTGATCAATCAAATCGCCCTGAAAACCAACCTCTTGGCGGTGAATGCCAGTATCGAGGCAGCCCGCGCCGGCGAAGAAGGGCGAGGCTTTGCCGTGGTAGCCGAAGAAGTAGGGGCACTGGCAGCCCAGTCTGCAGAAGCCACCCGTGAGATTGAACGCATCGTGGAAGGGATCCAACGGGAAACGGGCGAAGTGGTTCAGGCGATGGAAACCGGCACCAGCCAAGTGGTGGAAGGAACCCGCCTGGTGGAAGATGCCAAACAAAGTCTGGGGCAAATTGTGGAGGTATCGCGGCAAGTGAACCAACTGTTCCAGGCTATCGCCCAATCCACCGACTCCCAGGCGGATGCTTCCCAGATGGTGCGCCAGCTGATGGAACAGATCGCCAGCATCGCCACCCACACTTCAGAAGCCTCGCAACAGGTGGCCAACTCGCTGCAAGACACCGTGGCCGTGGCCCGCAAACTCCAAACCTCCGTATCCACCTTCAAGGTGGGGGAGGCTGTTTAG